The Parashewanella spongiae genome has a window encoding:
- the ltrA gene encoding group II intron reverse transcriptase/maturase — MANTPVNIRILQRKLYLRSKLNSELRFYSLYDKLSRLDILEEAYRRCKANKGGAGIDGITFSYLEQQKKVVALLKEIQTQLQQKNYRPSPVKRVEILKDNGKTRKLGIPIISDRIVQMAMTIVMQPVYEPHLHEHSYGYRPCRSAQQAVKVIEMSLKQGYQHVLDADLSAYFDTIPHAKLMAKIERRISDSSFLSLLKSFIKAPISIETVNGKWRIEASRCGTPQGGVISPLLANIYLNDFCLKIHEKTPCKIVTYADDFVVLHKQTYTQEQLDWITQQLSDEGLKLNQSKTHCVDMGKLMNEFDFLGFNFQRITGLIKGTSYIKIQASKKSQTKLKNKIRDIVKHRTSNTLGVLINKVNQVLRGWKHYFGGIGYPRGVFFRINGFVVNRFYRWHRRLSQRRSKYLSRGAYEKLRQAGLEYLPTTR, encoded by the coding sequence ATGGCTAACACTCCAGTAAATATCAGAATATTACAGCGAAAACTTTACTTACGCTCAAAGCTTAACTCGGAGCTTCGATTTTACAGCTTGTACGATAAACTCAGTCGCCTAGATATACTCGAAGAAGCCTATCGACGATGCAAAGCCAATAAAGGCGGAGCAGGAATTGATGGCATCACATTCAGTTATCTAGAGCAGCAAAAGAAAGTTGTTGCGCTGTTAAAAGAAATTCAAACTCAATTACAACAGAAAAACTATCGACCTAGCCCAGTCAAACGAGTAGAAATACTCAAAGACAACGGCAAAACGCGGAAACTTGGGATCCCGATAATCAGTGACAGAATTGTGCAAATGGCGATGACAATAGTGATGCAACCCGTCTACGAACCTCATTTACATGAACACAGTTATGGTTATCGTCCATGTCGAAGCGCCCAGCAAGCGGTAAAAGTCATTGAAATGAGCCTAAAACAAGGCTACCAGCACGTACTCGATGCTGACTTGAGTGCCTATTTCGATACCATCCCGCACGCTAAGTTGATGGCAAAAATAGAAAGGCGAATAAGCGACAGCAGCTTTCTGAGTTTGCTGAAAAGCTTTATCAAAGCGCCCATCAGCATAGAGACGGTCAACGGGAAATGGCGAATAGAAGCAAGCCGATGTGGCACTCCGCAAGGCGGAGTTATCTCTCCACTACTGGCTAACATCTATCTCAACGATTTCTGTTTGAAAATACACGAAAAAACACCGTGTAAAATCGTTACCTATGCAGATGATTTTGTTGTACTTCATAAGCAAACCTACACACAAGAGCAACTGGACTGGATAACACAGCAATTAAGTGATGAAGGTCTGAAGCTAAATCAAAGTAAAACCCACTGTGTGGATATGGGAAAGCTGATGAATGAGTTTGATTTCCTCGGTTTTAACTTTCAACGGATCACAGGCCTCATCAAAGGCACCAGTTACATCAAGATACAGGCGTCTAAGAAGAGCCAAACAAAGCTGAAAAATAAAATCAGAGACATAGTGAAACACCGAACCTCAAATACACTTGGCGTACTGATAAATAAGGTTAATCAAGTTCTGAGGGGATGGAAACACTATTTTGGTGGGATAGGTTATCCCAGAGGTGTATTTTTCAGAATAAATGGATTTGTAGTAAACCGGTTCTATCGCTGGCATCGTCGCTTAAGTCAACGTCGAAGCAAGTATCTATCACGAGGTGCTTACGAAAAATTACGCCAAGCTGGTCTTGAGTATTTACCCACGACAAGATGA
- a CDS encoding helix-turn-helix domain-containing protein produces the protein MVIVNYLHSAMNIKYLVELSNEEKSFLVDLIAKGKTSARKLKRANILLMSNNRMSQDKEISLALNVGTATIYRTKKQFVEEGLKAALNEGARSGMPRCLDGNQEALLIALACSKPPEGLCRWTLSLITEKLIALTELDEVSTETVRRRFK, from the coding sequence ATGGTAATTGTTAACTACCTCCATAGTGCCATGAACATCAAATATTTAGTAGAGCTTTCAAACGAAGAAAAATCGTTCCTAGTCGACTTGATTGCAAAGGGGAAAACATCGGCTAGAAAATTGAAACGAGCCAACATCTTGCTCATGTCGAACAATAGAATGAGTCAAGATAAAGAAATATCTTTAGCGCTTAATGTTGGTACAGCAACCATTTATAGAACAAAGAAACAGTTTGTTGAGGAAGGTCTTAAAGCTGCTCTGAATGAAGGAGCCCGAAGCGGCATGCCTCGGTGTTTGGATGGTAACCAAGAAGCCTTGCTTATTGCCTTAGCCTGTAGCAAACCACCAGAAGGACTTTGTCGATGGACATTGAGTTTAATCACGGAAAAACTTATCGCATTAACTGAACTCGATGAAGTTTCGACAGAAACCGTGCGAAGACGCTTTAAGTAG
- a CDS encoding LexA family protein: MSIPEPEKAPFTEKQGQYLAFIKMYTKVNKVPPAHTDFQKYFDVTPPTVNQMIKTLENKGLIRKKPKTPRSIYVLALDELIPTLK, translated from the coding sequence ATGTCGATCCCTGAGCCAGAAAAAGCCCCATTTACAGAGAAACAAGGTCAGTATTTAGCGTTCATAAAAATGTACACAAAGGTAAATAAAGTCCCGCCTGCACACACCGATTTTCAAAAATATTTTGACGTTACCCCACCGACCGTCAATCAAATGATAAAGACGCTAGAAAATAAAGGCTTAATTAGAAAAAAACCTAAAACGCCACGCAGTATTTACGTGCTTGCTCTGGATGAATTAATACCAACTTTAAAGTGA